The following are encoded together in the Microcaecilia unicolor chromosome 12, aMicUni1.1, whole genome shotgun sequence genome:
- the LOC115482061 gene encoding olfactory receptor class A-like protein 1, translated as MDLSSTVMIILFLLQTSIGAPANIFILMAYAHINHTEKTLKPADTILCHLVFANMLGLVTRVIPQIMSDLGLNNIHNDASCKLIIYIYRTSRGVSIGVTSFLSVHQAITLAPSTTKWLSLKSKTKKYLIPYIISFWLSNMLLNPYVLIHIYAPRNGTIPGAHYNLGFCYFKTSESSHDLFYKIIINGYDVFFVGLMLTSSVYILYVLKRHRDQVRYIHSTRQNSKMMAERTAAKNVTTLVSLYVFCFGVDSGILVYSQTLLIVPLLLDHIGLFISSCYALLSPFVIISFNKKIHRRLRFSHKEERIKHINTN; from the coding sequence ATGGATCTCAGCTCCACCGTCATGATCATCTTGTTCCTCTTACAGACCAGCATCGGTGCTCCAGCTAACATCTTCATCCTGATGGCTTATGCCCATATCAACCACACAGAAAAGACTCTCAAACCCGCAGATACAATTCTTTGTCACCTAGTCTTTGCCAACATGCTTGGACTCGTAACAAGGGTAATACCACAGATAATGAGTGATTTGGGGTTAAATAATATTCATAATGATGCCAGTTGTAAACTGATTATTTATATCTATAGGACTTCCCGTGGTGTTTCTATAGGTGTAACGAGTTTCCTCAGTGTACATCAGGCCATCACTCTTGCTCCATCTACTACTAAATGGCTGTCTCTTAAatcaaaaacaaagaaatatcTTATCCCCTACATTATAAGTTTTTGGCTGTCTAACATGTTATTGAATCCATATGTTCTCATTCATATATATGCTCCAAGAAATGGGACCATTCCAGGAGCTCACTATAACCTGGGGTTCTGCTATTTCAAAACATCTGAATCCTCTCATGATCTATTTTACAAAATTATCATTAATGGTTATGATGTTTTCTTTGTGGGTCTCATGCTCACTAGTAGCGTTTATATCTTGTATGTTCTGAAGAGACACAGAGATCAGGTGCGGTACATTCACAGCACAAGACAGAACTCAAAAATGATGGCGGAGAGAACGGCAGCCAAGAACGTCACCACACTTGTCTCCCTCTATGTCTTCTGTTTCGGAGTCGACAGTGGCATCCTGGTTTACTCACAAACTCTGTTGATTGTTCCTCTCCTCCTCGACCACATCGGATTGTTTATCTCCTCCTGCTACGCCTTACTTAGTCCTTTTGTAATAATTAGTTTTAACAAGAAAATTCACAGAAGATTGAGATTTTCACACAAAGAGGAGAGGATAAAACATATTAATACTAACTGA
- the LOC115482062 gene encoding olfactory receptor class A-like protein 1 has product MDLSSTVMIILFLLQTSIGAPANIFILMAYAHINHNEKDLKPTDVILCHLVFGNMLGLVTRVVPQIMSGLGLNNIHNDASCKLLIYTYRISRGVSIGVTSFLSVHQAITLAPSTTQWLFLKSRTKKYLIPYIISFWLFNMLLNPSVLIHMYAPRNGTIPGVHYNLGFCYSKKSESSHNLFYKIIINGYDVFFVGLMFGCSVYILYVLKRHRDQVRYIHSTRQNSKMMAERTAAKNVITLVSLYVFCFGVDSGILVYSQTLLIVPLLLDHIGLFISSCYALLSPFVIISFNKKIHRRLRFSHKEERIQHINTN; this is encoded by the coding sequence ATGGATCTCAGCTCCACCGTCATGATCATCTTGTTCCTCTTACAGACCAGCATCGGTGCTCCAGCTAACATCTTCATCCTGATGGCTTACGCCCATATCAACCACAATGAAAAGGATCTCAAACCCACAGACGTAATTCTGTGCCACCTGGTCTTTGGCAACATGCTTGGACTCGTAACAAGGGTAGTACCACAGATAATGAGTGGCTTGGGGTTAAATAATATTCATAATGATGCCAGCTGTAAACTGTTGATTTATACCTATAGGATTTCCCGTGGTGTTTCTATAGGTGTAACGAGTTTCCTCAGTGTACATCAGGCCATCACTCTCGCTCCTTCTACTACTCAATGGCTGTTTCTTAAATCAAGAACAAAGAAATATCTTATCCCCTACATTATAAGCTTTTGGCTGTTTAACATGTTATTGAATCCATCTGTTCTCATTCATATGTATGCTCCAAGAAATGGGACCATTCCAGGAGTTCACTATAACCTGGGGTTCTGCTATTCAAAAAAGTCTGAATCCTCTCATAATCTATTTTACAAAATTATCATTAATGGTTATGATGTTTTCTTTGTGGGTCTCATGTTCGGTTGTAGTGTTTATATCTTGTATGTTCTGAAGAGACACAGAGATCAGGTGCGGTACATCCACAGCACAAGACAGAACTCAAAAATGATGGCTGAGAGAACGGCAGCCAAGAACGTCATCACACTTGTCTCCCTCTATGTCTTCTGTTTCGGAGTCGACAGTGGCATCTTGGTTTACTCACAAACTCTGTTGATTGTTCCTCTCCTCCTCGACCACATCGGATTGTTCATCTCCTCCTGCTATGCCTTACTTAGTCCTTTTGTAATAATTAGTTTTAACAAGAAAATTCACAGAAGATTGAGATTTTCACACAAAGAGGAGAGGATACAACATATTAATACTAACTGA